In the Erythrolamprus reginae isolate rEryReg1 unplaced genomic scaffold, rEryReg1.hap1 H_18, whole genome shotgun sequence genome, one interval contains:
- the LOC139155398 gene encoding olfactory receptor 14A16-like, with translation MENRSRVNEFLLHGFPDTEELHIVHVIVFLIIYLVALIENLIIIIVIVYSHQLHSPMYFFLVNLSLQDLGSISVTVPKSMLNSLMNTEAISYSGCLCQVFFLIFFIMSHFFLLGVMAYDRYVAICKPLHYEMIMNKKACIQMATSIWIGALFYSMLHVGNLAKLEFCSRIINQLYCEIPQLLKISCSSFYVAVEQAVIFGSFLGFLYYIITAFSYVQIFRTVLRIPSTQGKQKAFSTCLPHLIVICLFMISGSFAYLKPTSSSPSTSNTLFSLFYFLMPPVMNPLIYSMRNKEFKMAFWKLILHLPSYTLQTYSQLCIF, from the coding sequence ATGGAAAATAGGTCAAGAGTCAATGAATTCCTTCTACATGGATTCCCTGATACTGAAGAGCTACATATAGTCcatgttattgtttttttaataatttatttggtAGCCCTCATTGAAAATCTCATCATTATCATTGTCATTGTTTACAGTCATCAACTTCATTCACCCATGTATTTTTTTCTGGTCAATCTATCCTTGCAAGACCTTGGCTCAATTTCAGTAACAGTTCCCAAGTCCATGCTAAATTCCTTGATGAACACTGAAGCCATTTCTTACTCTGGATGTCTCTGCCaggttttcttccttattttcttcatcATGTCTCATTTCTTTCTCCTGGGTGTCATGGCATACGATCGTTATGTAGCCATCTGCAAGCCACTGCATTATGAGATGATCATGAACAAAAAAGCCTGCATCCAAATGGCAACTAGTATTTGGATAGGTGCTCTGTTTTATTCAATGCTCCATGTGGGAAATTTAGCTAAATTAGAATTCTGTTCCAGGATCATCAATCAGTTATACTGTGAAATTCCTCAATTACTCAAGATCTCTTGTTCTAGCTTTTATGTTGCAGTAGAACAGGCAGTTATCTTTGGATCTTTTTTGGGTTTTCTTTACTACATTATAACtgctttttcttatgttcagatctTCAGAACAGTTTTAAGAATCCCATCTACCCAAGGGAAGCAAAAGGCCTTTTCTACCTGTTTACCTCATCTCATAGTCATTTGTCTGTTTATGATAAGCGGTAGCTTTGCATATCTGAAACCCACATCCAGCTCTCCATCAACTTCAAATaccttgttttctttgttttactTTTTGATGCCCCCAGTCATGAATCCACTGATCTATAGCATGAGGAACAAGGAGTTTAAAATGGCATTCTGGAAGCTAATTCTCCATTTGCCATCCTACACTTTACAGACGTATTCTCAGTTATGTATATTTTAG
- the LOC139155399 gene encoding olfactory receptor 14I1-like yields MENNTSIFFLLQFSKIWEVQMIYITLLLILYLMTITGNLVIIFAVAFDYHLHTPMYFFLMNLAMQDIGSVSVIIPKAVFNSVTNTRHISYSGCVTQVLLFVFFLGSDIALLTVMAYDRYVAICNPLQYEMIMNRKACTKMICSVWIATFLNAALNTAETFTIPFCSNIVNQFYCEIPHLLKIACSGLYVTEIGVVAFSTALSTGCFAFVIVTYVEIFSAVLKIPSVQGRKKALSTCVPHLSVFSMFLFTVSFAYLRPTSNRPSNLDFIITLIYSIFPPMLNPLIYSMRNKDIRVTIAKLLSLWSFGHL; encoded by the coding sequence ATGGAAAATAATAcatccatcttttttcttttgcaattttCAAAGATTTGGGaggtacagatgatatacataactttattacttatattatatttaatGACGATAACAGGGAATCTTGTCATCATTTTTGCTGTTGCTTTTGACTACCATCTTCATACTCCCATGTACTTCTTTCTAATGAATTTAGCCATGCAAGATATTGGTTCTGTTTCAGTCATCATCCCCAAAgctgtttttaattctgttacAAATACAAGGCATATTTCTTACTCAGGATGTGTTACTCAAGTGCTCTTGTTTGTCTTCTTCCTTGGATCTGATATTGCCTTGCTCACTGTCATGGCGTATGATAGATATGTTGCCATTTGCAACCCTTTACAATATGAAATGATAATGAACAGGAAGGCCTGCACCAAAATGATCTGCAGTGTGTGGATTGCCACTTTCCTTAATGCTGCATTGAACACTGCTGAAACGTTTACTATTCCTTTCTGCTCTAATATCGTCAATCAATTTTACTGTGAAATTCCACATTTACTTAAGATTGCCTGCTCTGGCTTATATGTAACTGAAATTGGAGTTGTAGCATTTAGTACTGCATTATCAACTGGTTGTTTTGCTTTTGTAATAGTTACTTATGTAGAAATATTTTCTGCTGTTCTGAAAATTCCTTCTGttcaaggaaggaaaaaggcaTTATCTACTTGTGTACCACACCTTAGTGTATTCTCTATGTTTTTGTTTACTGTTTCTTTTGCTTATCTAAGACCCACTTCTAACAGACCATCAAATCTTGATTTCATAATTACATtaatttattccatatttccacCCATGCTGAATCCATTAATTTATAGTATGAGAAACAAGGACATCAGAGTTACTATTGCAAAACTTCTTAGCTTATGGTCATTTGGTCATTTGTGA
- the LOC139155400 gene encoding olfactory receptor 14A16-like: MHNFTSDFLLLEFSKIWELQIIYVALLLILYLMTLTGNLLIIIAVVSDYRLHIPMYFFLMNLAIQDIGSVSVIIPKAIFNSLTNTRHIYYSGCVTQVLMFIFFVGSDIAVLTLMAYDRYVAICNPLRYEIIMNRAACTKMISCVWIASFLNSVMNTIDTFIIPFCSNIINQFYCEIPHLLNIACSGSYISEIGVVMFSSTLGFGCFVFIVITYVKIFAAVLKIPSVHGRKKTISTCLPHLTVFSIFLFTVFFAYLRPISNKPSDLDFIITILYSIIPPMLNPLIYSMRNKELKAALSKFICSFVFEKTWNCINLCQ, encoded by the coding sequence ATGCATAATTTCACATCTGACTTTCTTCTTTTGGAATTCTCAAAGATTTGGGAGCTACAGATTATATATGTAGCTTTATTACTGATACTGTATTTAATGACATTAACAGGGAATCTTCTAATCATCATTGCAGTTGTATCTGACTACCGCCTTCACATCCCCATGTATTTCTTCCTGATGAACTTAGCTATACAAGACATTGGTTCAGTTTCAGTCATTATTCCTAAAGCCATTTTTAATTCCCTTACAAATACAAGGCACATTTATTACTCAGGATGTGTTACCCAAGTCctcatgtttattttttttgttgGTTCTGACATTGCTGTCCTGACACTCATGGCCTATGATCGGTATGTTGCCATCTGCAATCCTTTACGATATGAAATAATAATGAACAGGGCAGCTTGCACCAAAATGATAAGCTGTGTGTGGATTGCCAGCTTTCTCAATTCTGTAATGAACACTATTGACACTTTCATTATTCCTTTTTGCTCTAATATTATCAATCAGTTTTACTGTGAAATCCCACATTTGCTTAATATTGCCTGCTCTGGATCATACATAAGTGAAATTGGAGTTGTAATGTTCAGTTCTACATTAGGatttggttgttttgtttttattgtcatTACCTATGTGAAGATATTTGCTGCTGTTCTAAAAATTCCTTCAGTTCATGGAAGGAAAAAGACCATCTCTACTTGTCTACCACATCTCACAgtcttttcaatatttttatttactgttttttTTGCTTACCTAAGACCCATTTCTAACAAACCATCAGATCTTGATTTTATAATTACAATATTGTATTCCATTATTCCACCCATGCTAAATCCATTGATCTACAGCATGAGAAACAAAGAACTCAAAGCTGCTCTTTCAAAATTTATCTGCTCATTTGTTTTTGAAAAGACCTGGAACTGCATTAATTTATGTCAATAG